The following are from one region of the Veillonella nakazawae genome:
- a CDS encoding TIGR03936 family radical SAM-associated protein: protein MKKLRLALNKGEKLRFLSHLDYAQAVERMIRRAEIKMAYSEGFNPHMKISFSSALALGVTAAAEYIDMDVLEEDSLESIMERLNRVAPPGLEVLGGKEMPEKVKKMMAICNFAIYEVTGPVTDEHADWDALLKSFNEATEISYEKVTPKKTRTIDVKEFVKEPIVASVKDGMVTLTMGIGIYPQGTIKPSEVWNLGKDQYNWPITSGYEIHRKAIMVENEEGRYTPLEINY from the coding sequence TTGAAAAAGTTACGTTTGGCCTTAAATAAAGGCGAAAAATTGCGATTCTTGTCGCACCTTGATTATGCACAAGCAGTAGAACGTATGATTCGCCGCGCAGAAATTAAAATGGCTTATTCTGAAGGTTTTAATCCACATATGAAAATTAGCTTTTCCTCTGCACTTGCTCTAGGTGTAACAGCGGCGGCTGAATATATTGATATGGATGTACTGGAAGAAGATTCTTTAGAGTCTATTATGGAGCGTTTGAACCGCGTAGCTCCTCCAGGTCTTGAGGTGCTAGGTGGCAAGGAAATGCCTGAAAAGGTTAAAAAGATGATGGCTATCTGTAACTTTGCTATTTACGAAGTAACAGGTCCTGTAACGGATGAACATGCGGATTGGGATGCTTTGCTCAAATCTTTCAATGAAGCTACGGAGATTTCTTATGAAAAGGTAACTCCAAAGAAAACTCGCACTATTGATGTGAAAGAATTTGTAAAAGAACCTATCGTAGCATCTGTTAAGGACGGTATGGTAACCCTTACTATGGGCATTGGCATCTATCCGCAAGGTACAATCAAACCTAGCGAAGTGTGGAATCTTGGTAAAGACCAATATAATTGGCCTATTACAAGTGGCTATGAAATTCACCGTAAAGCGATTATGGTGGAAAATGAAGAAGGTCGTTATACCCCATTGGAAATTAACTACTAA